In the genome of Pseudomonas sp. P5_109, one region contains:
- a CDS encoding ornithine cyclodeaminase family protein: MSSTPQVITQAQARELLAQVDVPQILRKMFRDLAAGQAVQPAQQLVEFPQGAGDFINYLGVLAEDGVYGIKTSPYIVREQGPLVTAWTLLMSMQTGQPLLLCDAGELTTARTAATTAVAVDALAPLTANRLAIIGSGKVAQAHLHYVKGLRDWQSISLYSPGLSEDAETVSLLKNIEPRLNILDSREAAVEDADVIMLCTSSPGPVIDPTSLSKPALITSISTNAPRAHEVPPQSLNDMQVFCDYRLTTPGSAGEMLIAAEQHGWDKDAIVGDLPDLISEKVQRPAYDRHVFFRSIGLGLEDIALANAIHRLSH; encoded by the coding sequence ATGTCCAGTACGCCCCAAGTGATCACCCAAGCCCAGGCTCGCGAGTTGCTGGCGCAGGTCGATGTACCGCAGATCCTGCGCAAGATGTTCCGCGACCTGGCCGCGGGGCAAGCCGTACAACCGGCGCAGCAACTGGTGGAGTTTCCACAGGGCGCCGGCGACTTCATCAACTACCTGGGCGTGCTGGCCGAGGATGGCGTGTACGGGATCAAGACTTCGCCGTACATCGTCCGTGAACAGGGACCATTGGTGACGGCGTGGACTTTGCTGATGTCGATGCAAACCGGGCAGCCGCTGTTGCTGTGCGACGCGGGCGAACTGACCACGGCACGCACCGCCGCGACAACCGCCGTAGCGGTCGACGCCCTCGCGCCGCTCACAGCCAATCGCCTGGCCATCATCGGCAGTGGCAAAGTGGCCCAGGCGCACCTGCATTACGTGAAGGGCCTGCGCGACTGGCAGAGCATCAGCCTGTACTCGCCAGGCCTGAGTGAAGATGCCGAAACCGTGAGCCTGCTGAAAAACATCGAACCACGCCTGAACATCCTCGACAGTCGCGAAGCCGCCGTTGAAGACGCCGACGTGATCATGCTCTGCACCTCCTCCCCCGGCCCGGTGATCGACCCGACAAGCCTGAGCAAACCGGCGCTGATCACCTCCATCAGCACCAACGCGCCGCGTGCCCACGAAGTGCCGCCGCAGAGCCTCAACGACATGCAGGTGTTCTGCGACTATCGCCTGACCACCCCGGGCTCGGCCGGTGAAATGCTGATCGCCGCCGAACAACACGGCTGGGACAAGGACGCGATTGTCGGCGACCTGCCCGACCTGATCAGCGAGAAAGTGCAGCGCCCCGCTTACGACCGCCACGTGTTCTTCCGCTCCATCGGCCTGGGCCTGGAAGACATTGCGCTGGCCAATGCGATCCATCGCCTATCTCACTAA
- a CDS encoding FAD-binding oxidoreductase, with protein sequence MSQADFIIIGGGIAGASTGFWLSQHGRVIVLERESHPAYHSTGRSAALYTAAYGTPQVRALTLASRDFFDNPPVGFCEHPLLTPRGEMTVDLTGDPDELNRQYQSAKTTVPEMQLLNADEACALVPILRREKVHGAIYDPSASDIDTDALHQGYLRGIRRNQGVVHTDSEVVSLSRDDQGTWLVQTGSQTFSAPIIINAAGAWADKIGELAGAQPLGLQPKRRAAFIFAGPEGVDIHHWPMLVSLDESFYMKPDAGMFLGSPANADPVEPHDVQPEELDIAMGIYQIEEATTLTIRRPTRTWAGLRSFVSDGDLLSGFDPQVPGLFWVAAQGGYGIQTSPAMGQASAALVRGAALPETLGRFGLSAEMLSPARLG encoded by the coding sequence ATGAGCCAGGCAGACTTCATCATCATCGGCGGCGGGATTGCCGGCGCTTCCACGGGTTTCTGGCTGTCGCAGCATGGCCGCGTGATCGTACTCGAACGCGAATCCCATCCGGCCTATCACTCCACCGGTCGGTCGGCGGCGTTGTACACCGCCGCCTACGGCACCCCGCAAGTGCGGGCATTGACCCTGGCCAGCCGCGACTTTTTCGACAACCCGCCCGTTGGCTTCTGCGAACACCCGCTGCTGACCCCGCGCGGCGAGATGACCGTGGATCTCACTGGCGATCCGGATGAACTGAACAGGCAATACCAGAGCGCAAAAACCACCGTGCCAGAGATGCAATTGCTCAACGCAGATGAGGCCTGCGCATTGGTACCCATCCTGCGTCGGGAAAAAGTCCACGGCGCCATCTACGACCCAAGCGCCAGCGACATCGACACCGATGCCCTGCACCAAGGCTACCTGCGCGGCATCCGCCGCAACCAGGGTGTAGTGCATACCGACAGCGAGGTCGTCAGCCTGAGCCGCGATGATCAAGGTACATGGCTCGTCCAGACCGGCAGCCAGACCTTCAGCGCACCGATCATCATCAACGCCGCGGGCGCCTGGGCCGACAAGATCGGTGAATTGGCCGGCGCGCAGCCTCTGGGCCTGCAACCCAAACGCCGTGCCGCGTTCATCTTCGCCGGACCAGAGGGCGTGGACATCCACCATTGGCCGATGCTGGTCAGCCTCGACGAATCCTTCTACATGAAACCCGACGCCGGCATGTTCCTCGGTTCGCCGGCCAACGCCGACCCGGTGGAACCCCACGACGTGCAGCCCGAAGAGCTGGACATTGCCATGGGCATCTACCAGATCGAAGAAGCCACGACCCTGACCATTCGCCGCCCGACCCGCACCTGGGCCGGCTTGCGCAGCTTCGTCAGCGATGGCGACCTGCTGTCCGGTTTCGATCCACAGGTGCCGGGCCTGTTCTGGGTCGCGGCACAGGGCGGTTATGGCATCCAGACCTCGCCGGCCATGGGCCAGGCCAGCGCCGCGCTGGTACGCGGTGCGGCGTTGCCCGAGACGCTCGGCCGTTTCGGCCTGAGTGCCGAAATGCTCTCCCCTGCCCGCCTCGGCTGA
- a CDS encoding transcriptional regulator gives MNAPEKDPALNDTSLDNFHAIADAIATLFFPHAEVVLHDLRTQKVDYIANNLSKREIGDDSALEDMLSEDASERNIGPYEKLNWDGQKIRSLSTVLRDSEGHPLAVLCINLNISLFENAKAALDLFLSPTKLIPQPDALFRDDWQERINTFLHTWLRERQLSLNLLTRDHKRELVLALHAEGAFKGKSASNYVANVLNMGRATVYKHLKELKG, from the coding sequence ATGAACGCCCCCGAAAAAGACCCGGCCCTGAACGACACGTCCCTGGATAACTTCCACGCGATCGCCGACGCCATCGCCACGTTGTTCTTTCCCCACGCCGAAGTGGTGCTGCATGACCTGCGCACGCAAAAGGTCGACTACATCGCCAACAACCTGTCCAAGCGCGAAATCGGCGACGACTCGGCGCTGGAAGACATGCTCAGCGAGGATGCCAGCGAACGAAATATCGGGCCGTACGAAAAGCTCAATTGGGATGGTCAGAAAATTCGCAGCCTCAGCACCGTTTTGCGCGACAGCGAGGGGCATCCGCTGGCGGTGCTGTGCATCAACCTGAATATTTCGTTGTTCGAGAATGCCAAGGCCGCCCTGGACCTGTTCCTGTCGCCGACCAAACTGATCCCGCAACCGGACGCCCTGTTCCGCGATGACTGGCAGGAGCGGATCAACACCTTCCTCCACACCTGGCTGCGCGAGCGCCAGTTGAGCCTGAATCTGCTGACCCGCGACCACAAGCGTGAACTGGTGCTGGCGTTGCACGCCGAAGGCGCGTTCAAGGGCAAAAGCGCATCGAACTACGTGGCCAATGTGCTGAACATGGGCCGGGCGACGGTGTACAAGCATTTGAAGGAGTTGAAGGGCTAG
- a CDS encoding ABC transporter substrate-binding protein produces the protein MKKFPLITGLALSLLACSSVFAAEKTLRIGIEAAYPPFASKTDKGEIVGFDYDIGNALCAQMKVKCVWVEGEFDGLIPSLKVKKIDMALSSMTINEDRKKSVDFTHKYYFTSSRLVMKDGAVVDDQYASLKGKTVGVQRATTTDRYASEVFEPKGINVKRYSNNEEIYMDLAAGRLDAIFADTIPLNDFLSMPRGQGYAFVGPELKDPKYVGEGAGIAVRKGNTELVSELNTAIDGIRSSGEYQKISEKYFKSDIYGD, from the coding sequence ATGAAGAAGTTCCCCCTCATCACCGGTCTGGCCCTGAGCCTGTTGGCGTGCAGTTCTGTGTTTGCCGCCGAGAAAACCCTGCGCATCGGCATTGAAGCCGCTTACCCACCGTTCGCCTCGAAAACCGACAAAGGCGAGATCGTCGGTTTTGACTATGACATCGGCAACGCCCTGTGCGCGCAGATGAAGGTCAAGTGTGTGTGGGTCGAAGGCGAGTTCGATGGTCTGATTCCTTCCCTGAAGGTGAAGAAAATCGACATGGCGCTGTCGTCCATGACCATCAACGAAGACCGCAAGAAGTCGGTGGACTTCACCCACAAGTACTATTTCACCTCGTCGCGCCTGGTGATGAAGGACGGCGCGGTGGTGGATGACCAGTACGCCAGCCTCAAGGGCAAGACCGTCGGCGTGCAGCGCGCCACCACCACCGACCGTTACGCCTCCGAGGTGTTCGAGCCCAAGGGCATCAACGTCAAGCGCTACAGCAACAACGAAGAAATCTACATGGACCTGGCGGCCGGTCGCCTCGACGCGATTTTTGCCGACACCATTCCGCTCAATGACTTCTTGTCGATGCCGCGTGGCCAGGGTTATGCCTTTGTCGGGCCGGAGTTGAAAGATCCGAAGTATGTGGGGGAAGGTGCCGGGATTGCCGTGCGCAAGGGCAATACCGAGTTGGTCAGCGAACTGAACACGGCCATTGATGGCATTCGCAGCAGTGGCGAGTACCAGAAGATTTCCGAGAAGTACTTCAAGTCAGATATTTACGGCGACTGA
- the moaE gene encoding molybdopterin synthase catalytic subunit MoaE yields MAIRVQSTPFDPGAEVNAMHDANVGVGAVVSFVGYVRDFNDGLDVAGMFLEHYPGMTEKALGKIAIEAGQRWPLLKLEVLHRIGGLEPGEPIVFVGAASAHRQAAFDACAFVMDYLKTRAPFWKKENTSDGPRWVEGRDSDHAAADRWKQ; encoded by the coding sequence ATGGCCATTCGCGTGCAGTCCACGCCGTTCGACCCGGGTGCCGAAGTCAATGCCATGCACGATGCCAATGTCGGCGTGGGTGCGGTGGTGAGTTTTGTCGGCTACGTGCGCGACTTCAATGACGGCCTGGACGTCGCCGGGATGTTCCTCGAGCACTATCCCGGCATGACTGAAAAGGCCCTCGGCAAGATCGCCATCGAGGCCGGGCAACGCTGGCCGCTGCTCAAGCTGGAAGTGTTGCACCGCATCGGCGGCCTTGAACCGGGCGAGCCGATTGTCTTCGTCGGCGCAGCCAGCGCCCATCGGCAGGCGGCGTTCGACGCCTGCGCCTTTGTCATGGATTACCTGAAAACCCGTGCACCGTTCTGGAAGAAAGAAAACACCAGCGACGGACCGCGTTGGGTTGAGGGGCGTGACAGTGATCATGCGGCGGCGGATCGCTGGAAGCAGTAG
- a CDS encoding MoaD/ThiS family protein: MNVTVKFFARYREALGLDSVKVEGNFATVDDVRALLVQRDGAEVLSEQNLMCARNEDLCQLDEPVSEGDEVAFFPTVTGG; encoded by the coding sequence ATGAACGTGACCGTGAAGTTTTTCGCCCGTTATCGTGAAGCGCTGGGTCTGGACTCGGTGAAAGTAGAAGGCAACTTCGCCACCGTCGACGACGTCCGCGCGCTGTTGGTCCAACGTGACGGTGCCGAGGTGTTGAGCGAGCAGAACCTGATGTGCGCCCGCAACGAAGACTTGTGCCAGCTCGACGAGCCGGTCAGCGAGGGCGATGAAGTGGCATTCTTTCCGACCGTGACCGGAGGCTGA
- the moaC gene encoding cyclic pyranopterin monophosphate synthase MoaC, which produces MLTHLDSQGRANMVDVTEKAVTFREATAQALVRMLPETLKMIVSGGHPKGDVFAVARIAGIQAAKKTSDLIPLCHPLMLTGVKVELSAEGDDSVRIVARCKLSGQTGVEMEALTAASVAALTIYDMCKAVDRGMTIESVRLLEKLGGKSGHFQAEQP; this is translated from the coding sequence GTGCTGACTCATCTCGATTCCCAAGGTCGCGCCAACATGGTCGACGTCACTGAAAAAGCCGTGACGTTCCGTGAGGCGACCGCTCAAGCGCTGGTGCGCATGCTGCCCGAAACCCTGAAGATGATCGTCAGCGGCGGCCACCCCAAGGGTGATGTGTTTGCCGTGGCGCGCATTGCCGGCATCCAGGCGGCGAAGAAAACCAGCGATCTGATTCCCCTGTGCCACCCGCTGATGCTGACCGGCGTCAAGGTCGAGCTCAGTGCCGAAGGCGACGATTCGGTGCGCATCGTGGCCCGCTGCAAGCTGTCCGGGCAGACCGGCGTCGAGATGGAGGCCCTGACCGCCGCCAGCGTCGCTGCGCTGACGATCTATGACATGTGCAAGGCCGTCGATCGCGGCATGACCATCGAAAGCGTGCGCCTGCTGGAGAAGCTCGGCGGCAAGAGCGGTCACTTCCAGGCGGAGCAGCCATGA
- a CDS encoding PhoH family protein: MDDHGRSSSSNQPILYVLDTNVLIHDPNALLNFEEHHVAIPMTVLEELDKLKSGHHSVAAECRQAIRLIDKTLGDASPEDVEQGVPIQRGKSGPKGLLSILMSKHAEPNLILPEHLNDNKIINQLIDLHTRDPKKPVVLVTKDINMRLKARACGIAAEDYSTDQLVDDVSLLPNGYHNMTGSFWDRVSKVETRQDHGRTWHQVQLIDNLPAVHINEFIIDEQGFVGWIKEIEEDRLLILDLHQEPLLHQEAWGLKPRDIYQSLALYALLDPDIHLVNLSGAAGSGKTILALAAAIEQTMVSKRYRRIIATRSVQGLDQEIGFLPGTEAEKMEPWLGAITDNLEALHMDDESTHGSVDYILSKVPLQFKSLNYIRGRSFQQSLILIDECQNLTPHQMKTIITRAGAGSKVVCLGNLAQIDTPYLSATSSGLTYLTERFKDFPNGVHITLQGVPRSILAEYAETHL; encoded by the coding sequence ATGGATGATCACGGACGTAGCTCTTCTTCCAACCAGCCAATCCTTTATGTACTCGATACCAACGTATTGATTCACGATCCAAACGCGCTGCTTAACTTCGAAGAACACCACGTCGCGATCCCGATGACCGTGCTTGAAGAGCTCGACAAGCTCAAGAGCGGGCATCACAGCGTTGCCGCCGAATGCCGCCAGGCCATCCGCCTGATCGACAAGACCTTGGGCGATGCCTCACCCGAGGACGTCGAGCAGGGTGTGCCGATCCAGCGTGGCAAAAGCGGACCCAAGGGTTTGCTGTCAATTCTGATGAGCAAACACGCCGAGCCGAACCTGATTCTGCCCGAGCACCTGAACGACAACAAAATCATCAATCAACTGATCGACCTGCACACCCGCGACCCGAAGAAGCCCGTGGTGCTGGTCACCAAAGACATCAACATGCGCCTCAAGGCGCGCGCCTGCGGGATTGCGGCCGAGGACTACAGCACCGACCAACTGGTCGACGACGTGTCCTTGCTGCCCAATGGCTACCACAACATGACCGGCTCATTCTGGGACCGCGTAAGCAAGGTCGAAACCCGTCAGGACCACGGCCGCACCTGGCATCAGGTGCAATTGATCGACAACCTGCCGGCGGTGCACATCAACGAATTCATCATTGATGAACAGGGCTTTGTCGGCTGGATCAAGGAGATCGAAGAGGACCGCTTGCTGATCCTCGACCTGCACCAGGAACCGCTGTTGCACCAGGAAGCCTGGGGCCTCAAGCCGCGTGATATCTATCAGAGCCTGGCGCTGTACGCGTTGCTCGATCCGGATATCCACCTGGTCAACCTGTCCGGTGCTGCAGGTTCCGGTAAAACCATCCTGGCGCTGGCCGCTGCGATCGAGCAGACCATGGTCAGCAAACGTTATCGCCGCATCATCGCCACCCGCAGCGTGCAGGGCCTGGACCAGGAAATCGGCTTCCTGCCCGGCACCGAGGCGGAAAAAATGGAGCCGTGGCTGGGCGCCATCACCGACAACCTCGAAGCCTTGCACATGGATGACGAAAGCACCCATGGCAGCGTCGACTACATCCTCAGCAAAGTGCCGTTGCAGTTCAAATCCCTCAACTACATCCGGGGCCGCAGCTTCCAGCAGAGCCTGATTTTGATCGACGAATGCCAGAACCTCACGCCGCACCAGATGAAAACCATCATCACCCGTGCCGGCGCCGGTTCCAAAGTGGTGTGCCTGGGCAACCTGGCGCAGATCGACACCCCTTACCTGTCCGCGACCAGCTCCGGGCTGACCTACCTCACTGAACGCTTCAAGGACTTCCCGAACGGGGTGCACATCACTCTGCAAGGGGTACCACGCTCGATCCTGGCCGAATACGCCGAAACGCATTTGTAA
- a CDS encoding polysaccharide deacetylase family protein, whose amino-acid sequence MRIAFLISVWLLSFGTIAAPGDVATLDRGTWPEKLGNPTLFDVASRAEILMFSSVLLASESLDEPALAQRLGLRTINLESVNRVRQRMWQRLLANYNFAQQSCDQDASFCFLVEDMPTLREQAGKFQVSADSYYIKWAEPSRVFHSQYLDEQLRKAALFPQTSSEVDRFGDYERSGDEMHDRLFLLTFDSAANAAPDNTAWVTEYLRKSNMSATFFVLGKDIQTRLAEHSVSDLQATYSTQCIGVQGWEFRSHSYWQGWQDSVRRSAELVKSKLPENYVPLFRPPDGQRRSDAESFFKTQGLQVALWDIDAQDGAGKLKGNQSAQRVLTLMLLWRHGVINFNVKQDGVKTALPWLVTQTAPAGIGWEDCQDAFR is encoded by the coding sequence TTGCGTATCGCTTTTCTCATTTCGGTCTGGCTACTGAGCTTCGGCACCATCGCGGCACCGGGCGATGTGGCGACGCTTGATCGCGGCACCTGGCCGGAAAAACTCGGCAACCCGACGCTGTTCGACGTGGCGTCGAGGGCCGAGATCCTGATGTTTTCCAGTGTCCTGTTGGCCAGCGAATCGCTGGATGAACCCGCCCTGGCCCAGCGCCTGGGCCTGCGCACGATCAATCTGGAGTCGGTCAACCGGGTTCGCCAGCGCATGTGGCAACGGCTGCTGGCCAACTACAACTTCGCCCAACAGAGCTGCGACCAGGATGCCTCCTTCTGTTTTCTGGTCGAAGATATGCCCACCCTGCGTGAACAGGCTGGCAAGTTCCAGGTCAGTGCAGACAGCTACTACATCAAGTGGGCCGAGCCGAGCCGTGTGTTTCACAGCCAATACCTGGACGAGCAGTTACGCAAGGCCGCGCTGTTCCCGCAAACCAGCAGCGAAGTCGATCGTTTCGGTGACTATGAGCGCAGCGGCGACGAGATGCATGACCGGCTGTTTCTGCTGACTTTCGACAGTGCCGCCAACGCCGCGCCGGACAATACCGCCTGGGTCACCGAGTACCTGCGCAAGTCGAACATGAGCGCAACGTTCTTCGTCCTTGGCAAGGACATCCAGACCCGTTTGGCCGAGCATTCGGTGAGCGACCTGCAAGCGACCTACTCGACCCAGTGCATCGGTGTGCAAGGCTGGGAATTCCGCTCCCACAGCTATTGGCAGGGCTGGCAGGATTCGGTGCGCCGCAGCGCCGAACTGGTCAAAAGCAAGCTGCCGGAGAACTACGTGCCGCTGTTCCGCCCGCCGGATGGCCAGCGCCGTTCCGATGCCGAAAGCTTCTTCAAGACTCAGGGCTTGCAGGTAGCCTTGTGGGACATCGATGCCCAGGATGGCGCCGGCAAACTCAAGGGCAACCAGAGTGCGCAACGGGTGCTGACCTTGATGCTGCTGTGGCGGCACGGGGTGATCAATTTCAATGTGAAGCAGGATGGGGTGAAAACGGCGTTGCCGTGGCTGGTCACGCAAACGGCGCCGGCCGGCATCGGTTGGGAGGATTGCCAGGACGCGTTTCGCTGA
- the yaaA gene encoding peroxide stress protein YaaA — translation MLMVISPAKTLDYETPPATQRFTQPQYLDHSQELILQLRELTPAQISELMHVSDKIGGLNAARFGSWTPAFTPENAKQALLAFKGDVYTGMNAQTLSEADFDYAQKHLRMLSGLYGLLRPLDLMQPYRLEMGTKLANARGKDLYAFWGTRISEWLNEALVDQGDDVLLNLASNEYFSAVKRNALNARIINTEFKDLKNGQYKIISFYAKKARGLMSRFVIEERINDPATLKQFDVQGYRYSAEQSKPDNLVFLRDHAPE, via the coding sequence ATGCTGATGGTGATTTCACCCGCCAAGACCCTCGACTACGAAACACCGCCGGCGACCCAGCGCTTCACCCAGCCGCAGTACCTCGACCACTCCCAGGAGTTGATCCTGCAATTGCGCGAGCTGACGCCCGCGCAAATCAGCGAGTTGATGCACGTTTCCGACAAGATCGGCGGGCTCAACGCCGCGCGTTTCGGCAGCTGGACACCCGCCTTCACCCCGGAAAACGCCAAGCAGGCACTGCTGGCCTTCAAGGGCGATGTGTACACCGGCATGAATGCGCAAACCCTCAGCGAAGCCGATTTCGATTACGCCCAAAAACACCTGCGCATGCTCTCGGGCCTGTATGGCCTGCTGCGCCCGCTGGACCTGATGCAACCCTATCGCCTGGAGATGGGCACCAAGCTGGCCAACGCCCGGGGCAAGGATTTGTATGCCTTCTGGGGCACACGCATCAGCGAATGGCTGAACGAAGCCCTGGTCGATCAGGGCGATGACGTGCTGCTCAACCTGGCGTCCAACGAGTATTTCTCGGCGGTCAAACGCAACGCCTTGAACGCGCGCATCATCAATACCGAATTCAAGGACCTGAAGAACGGCCAGTACAAGATCATCAGCTTCTACGCGAAAAAGGCCCGCGGCTTGATGAGCCGCTTCGTCATCGAGGAACGCATCAACGATCCGGCGACCCTCAAGCAATTCGACGTTCAAGGCTATCGCTACAGCGCCGAGCAGTCTAAACCGGACAATCTGGTGTTCCTGCGCGATCACGCACCAGAGTGA
- a CDS encoding nucleotide sugar dehydrogenase, translated as MRISIFGLGYVGAVCAGCLSARGHDVVGVDVAKDKIDMINAGKSPIVEPGLGELLAQGIQTGRLRGTTNFAEAIRDTDLSMICVGTPSKKNGDLELNYIEAVCREIGFVLRDKTTRHTIVVRSTVLPGTVANVVIPILEDCSGKKAGVDFGVAVNPEFLRESTAIADYDQPPMTVIGEFDKASGDVLQSLYEELDAPIIRKDIAVAEMIKYTCNVWHATKVTFANEIGNIAKAVGVDGREVMDVVCQDKTLNLSQYYMRPGFAFGGSCLPKDVRALTYRAGSLDVEAPLLNSLMRSNESQVQNAFDIVSSHDKRKVALLGLSFKAGTDDLRESPLVDLAEMLIGKGYDLSIYDSNVEYARVHGANKDYIESKIPHVSSLLNADFDDVINNSDVIILGNRDEKFRALAQNVPHGKQVIDLVGFMSKATSVSGRTEGICW; from the coding sequence ATGCGCATCAGCATTTTTGGTTTGGGTTACGTCGGCGCAGTCTGTGCCGGTTGCCTGTCTGCACGGGGTCATGACGTCGTTGGCGTCGATGTGGCCAAAGACAAGATCGATATGATCAATGCCGGCAAATCGCCGATCGTTGAACCGGGCCTTGGCGAACTTCTGGCCCAGGGCATCCAGACCGGTCGTCTGCGCGGCACCACCAACTTCGCCGAGGCGATTCGCGACACCGACCTGTCGATGATCTGCGTGGGCACACCGAGCAAGAAGAACGGCGACCTGGAGCTGAACTACATCGAGGCCGTGTGCCGCGAAATCGGTTTTGTCCTGCGTGACAAGACTACCCGCCACACCATCGTCGTACGCAGCACCGTACTGCCGGGCACCGTGGCCAACGTGGTCATCCCGATTCTCGAAGACTGCTCCGGCAAGAAGGCCGGTGTTGATTTCGGCGTAGCCGTGAACCCTGAGTTCCTGCGCGAAAGCACCGCCATCGCCGACTACGACCAGCCGCCAATGACCGTCATCGGCGAGTTCGACAAAGCGTCCGGCGACGTTCTGCAATCGCTGTACGAAGAGCTCGACGCTCCGATCATCCGCAAGGACATCGCGGTCGCCGAGATGATCAAGTACACCTGCAACGTGTGGCACGCCACCAAGGTCACCTTCGCCAACGAAATCGGCAACATCGCCAAGGCGGTCGGCGTCGACGGTCGCGAAGTGATGGACGTGGTCTGCCAGGACAAGACCCTCAACCTGTCCCAGTACTACATGCGCCCGGGCTTCGCCTTCGGCGGCTCGTGCCTGCCAAAAGACGTGCGTGCCCTGACCTACCGCGCCGGTTCCCTGGACGTGGAAGCGCCGTTGCTCAACTCGCTGATGCGCAGTAACGAATCCCAGGTGCAGAACGCTTTCGACATCGTTTCCAGCCACGACAAACGCAAAGTCGCCCTGCTGGGCCTGAGCTTCAAGGCCGGCACCGACGACCTGCGCGAAAGCCCGCTGGTTGACCTCGCGGAAATGCTGATCGGCAAGGGCTACGACCTGAGCATCTACGACAGCAACGTCGAGTACGCCCGCGTTCACGGCGCGAACAAGGATTACATCGAGTCGAAGATTCCTCACGTCTCGTCGCTGCTTAACGCTGACTTCGACGATGTGATCAACAACTCCGACGTGATCATCCTCGGCAACCGCGACGAGAAATTCCGCGCCTTGGCGCAGAACGTTCCGCACGGCAAGCAGGTGATCGACTTGGTCGGCTTCATGTCCAAAGCCACCAGCGTCAGCGGCCGTACCGAAGGGATCTGCTGGTAA